The Kozakia baliensis genome includes a region encoding these proteins:
- a CDS encoding ammonium transporter — protein MLTSTALVLMMTIPGLALFYAGMVRKKNVLATLIQSFAICCIASIVWMVAGYSLALGTGTPWIGDMSRFMLSGIADHFHNGADQAFTLGAGSANPTAMTIPESVYMMFQMTFAIITPALIAGSFAERMKFSALCVFTILWSLLVYAPVAHWVWSPIGWVGGLGAVDFAGGTVVHINSGIAGLITALVIGKRRGYGHEDLSPFNLTYAIIGASLLWVGWFGFNAGSAGGANGRAGMAMLTTQIAAAVGGMAWMAAEWIHNKKPTALGIISGAVAGLVAITPAAGFVLPGPALIIGLIAGIVCFWASAILKPRLGYDDSLDAFGVHGTGGIIGALLTGVFAYGPLSATDANPQGVVGSATQFLRQAEAVCVTIVWCVIITFLILKLIDLTIGLRVSRDEELEGLDMVLHGERIN, from the coding sequence ATGCTGACGAGCACCGCGTTGGTTCTGATGATGACCATTCCAGGACTGGCGCTGTTCTATGCCGGAATGGTCCGCAAAAAAAACGTTCTGGCGACGCTGATCCAATCCTTCGCCATCTGCTGCATCGCCAGCATCGTCTGGATGGTGGCGGGTTACAGTCTCGCCCTCGGCACCGGCACGCCTTGGATCGGGGATATGTCACGCTTTATGCTGAGCGGCATCGCCGATCATTTCCACAACGGCGCGGATCAGGCTTTCACGCTCGGCGCGGGCTCCGCCAACCCGACGGCGATGACCATCCCCGAGAGCGTCTACATGATGTTCCAGATGACGTTCGCGATCATCACGCCCGCTTTGATCGCAGGCAGTTTCGCCGAACGCATGAAATTCTCGGCGCTTTGCGTGTTTACCATTCTGTGGTCGCTGCTGGTCTATGCCCCGGTCGCACATTGGGTCTGGAGCCCGATCGGTTGGGTCGGAGGCTTGGGCGCCGTGGATTTTGCTGGCGGCACCGTCGTGCATATCAATTCCGGTATTGCCGGACTGATAACGGCGCTGGTGATCGGCAAGCGCCGAGGCTACGGGCATGAAGATCTCTCCCCGTTCAATCTAACCTATGCCATTATCGGCGCTTCGCTGCTCTGGGTAGGCTGGTTCGGCTTCAATGCCGGTTCGGCGGGCGGCGCGAACGGTCGCGCGGGCATGGCCATGCTGACGACGCAGATCGCGGCGGCGGTGGGCGGTATGGCCTGGATGGCGGCGGAATGGATTCACAATAAAAAGCCCACAGCGCTCGGCATCATTTCCGGCGCGGTCGCGGGATTGGTGGCGATCACCCCCGCAGCCGGTTTCGTGCTGCCCGGCCCTGCGCTAATCATCGGCCTGATCGCGGGCATCGTCTGTTTTTGGGCCTCCGCTATCCTCAAGCCCCGCCTGGGTTATGACGACAGCCTCGATGCATTCGGCGTGCATGGCACGGGCGGTATTATCGGTGCGTTGCTGACGGGCGTTTTCGCTTACGGTCCCCTTTCCGCCACGGACGCCAACCCGCAGGGCGTGGTCGGTTCGGCAACCCAGTTCTTGCGCCAGGCAGAGGCGGTTTGCGTCACCATCGTCTGGTGCGTCATTATCACCTTCCTGATTCTCAAGCTGATCGACCTGACCATCGGTCTACGCGTCAGCCGCGATGAAGAACTAGAGGGTCTGGACATGGTTCTGCATGGAGAACGGATCAACTGA
- the glnK gene encoding P-II family nitrogen regulator, translating to MKLITAIIKPFKLDDVREALTPLGVQGLTVTEIKGFGRQKGQTEIYRGAEYQVSFLPKVKIEIAVADSIVDEVVEAVLNAARTGKIGDGKIFVSPLDRVIRIRTGETGDGAL from the coding sequence ATGAAACTGATTACGGCGATCATCAAGCCGTTCAAACTCGACGATGTGCGCGAAGCACTGACACCGCTGGGTGTTCAGGGCCTCACCGTTACGGAGATCAAGGGTTTTGGACGCCAAAAAGGCCAGACCGAGATTTATCGCGGCGCAGAATATCAGGTTAGCTTTCTTCCCAAGGTCAAGATCGAAATCGCCGTGGCCGACTCGATTGTCGATGAAGTCGTCGAAGCCGTGCTGAACGCCGCGCGCACGGGGAAAATTGGGGACGGAAAAATTTTCGTCTCTCCGCTGGATCGCGTGATCCGCATCCGCACGGGCGAAACGGGAGACGGTGCGCTGTGA
- a CDS encoding UbiH/UbiF/VisC/COQ6 family ubiquinone biosynthesis hydroxylase, translating into MKYAQDIDICINGAGPVGATLACRLAHVGLRVLVVDRAPLVGLEDPSLDGRAYAIAEGSRRMLESAGVWQHLPGPSQPIREITVTDGRPRQAPSPLSLKLGPDDAPRQDEGTVPFGWMVEARHLRAALNMSLRSADHDRLTVAAPDTAHFSFEPNAVVVRLESGTTYRAPLAIAAEGRRSPLREQAGILVTKLPYHQSGLITIIAHERPHDGRALEHFLPQGPFARLPLPGTQEHPYRSAIVWAETTSRAERFHALPDDAYAREIMARLGDDVGNATPIGRRWIYPLSAQYAQRYVAPRLALAGDSAHGLHPIAGQGLNVGFRDVIALSDLLEEAHRRGEDLGNPALLARYQRRVRPANMMAMAACDGLERLFGNDNPILRTVRDLGLGAMDRLPGLRRAFVRRAMGV; encoded by the coding sequence ATGAAATACGCGCAGGACATCGATATCTGCATCAACGGCGCTGGCCCGGTCGGTGCGACTTTGGCATGCCGCTTGGCGCATGTGGGCTTGCGCGTGCTTGTTGTGGATCGTGCGCCTTTGGTGGGCCTGGAAGACCCCTCACTGGATGGGCGTGCCTACGCTATTGCGGAAGGTTCTCGCCGTATGCTGGAAAGCGCGGGCGTCTGGCAGCATCTCCCCGGTCCTTCCCAACCCATTCGAGAAATTACGGTAACGGACGGTCGTCCACGGCAAGCGCCTTCGCCACTTTCCTTGAAGCTAGGTCCCGATGACGCACCCCGTCAGGACGAGGGAACCGTCCCGTTCGGTTGGATGGTGGAAGCGCGCCATCTGCGGGCGGCATTGAACATGAGCTTACGTAGCGCGGACCACGACCGCTTGACGGTAGCGGCTCCCGATACGGCGCATTTCTCCTTCGAGCCGAATGCGGTTGTGGTGCGCTTGGAATCCGGCACGACATATCGAGCGCCCCTGGCGATCGCAGCGGAGGGGCGCCGAAGCCCATTGCGAGAGCAGGCGGGAATTCTGGTGACGAAACTGCCGTACCATCAGAGCGGGCTGATTACGATCATCGCGCATGAGCGCCCACATGACGGCCGGGCGCTTGAGCATTTTCTGCCGCAAGGCCCCTTCGCACGGCTGCCTTTGCCCGGCACGCAAGAACACCCCTATCGTTCCGCGATCGTCTGGGCCGAAACGACCAGCCGGGCCGAGCGTTTTCATGCCTTGCCTGACGATGCTTACGCGCGCGAAATCATGGCGCGGCTGGGCGATGATGTGGGCAACGCGACGCCAATCGGGCGACGTTGGATTTATCCGCTTTCGGCACAATATGCGCAGCGTTATGTCGCGCCCCGCCTGGCGCTGGCCGGGGACTCGGCGCATGGGCTTCATCCGATTGCCGGGCAAGGGCTGAATGTCGGATTTCGGGACGTTATCGCATTGAGTGATTTGCTTGAGGAAGCGCACCGGCGCGGAGAGGATTTGGGCAATCCGGCGCTGCTGGCGCGATATCAGCGGCGTGTGCGCCCAGCGAATATGATGGCGATGGCGGCATGCGACGGCTTGGAACGTTTGTTCGGGAACGACAATCCGATATTGCGGACGGTGCGTGATTTGGGTTTGGGCGCGATGGATCGTCTACCTGGATTGCGTCGGGCATTTGTCAGGAGGGCGATGGGCGTATGA